A genomic region of Candidatus Pseudomonas phytovorans contains the following coding sequences:
- the msrP gene encoding protein-methionine-sulfoxide reductase catalytic subunit MsrP — protein MLIKLPRSSECKASEVTPEGIYLSRRTLLGGSLAGLALGAMPGIGHAADAGRYADVEAGKAPGWFSDKLAATQWQAVTVKGEAITPFKDATHYNNFYEFGPDKGDPAANGGSLKTEPWSIVVDGEVGKPGRYALEDFVKPYQLEERIYRLRCVEAWSMVIPWLGIPLAQVLKQVEPTSSARYVRFETLKDPEHMPGQRSGFALIDWPYREGLRLDEAMHPLAILAVGMYGRELPNQNGAPLRLVVPWKYGFKSIKSIVRISLVAEQPGTTWEGLAPDEYGFYANVNPNVDHPRWSQARERRLPSGLFSPNVRETQMFNGYADEVASLYAGLDLRKNY, from the coding sequence ATGCTCATCAAGCTTCCCAGATCTTCCGAGTGCAAGGCGTCGGAGGTCACTCCCGAAGGCATCTACCTTTCCCGTCGTACCCTGTTGGGCGGCTCGTTGGCCGGCTTGGCCTTGGGCGCTATGCCCGGCATTGGTCATGCGGCCGACGCCGGCCGATACGCCGATGTCGAAGCGGGCAAGGCACCTGGCTGGTTCAGTGACAAGCTTGCGGCCACACAATGGCAGGCAGTCACGGTCAAGGGTGAGGCGATCACGCCGTTCAAGGACGCTACCCACTACAACAACTTCTATGAGTTCGGGCCTGACAAGGGCGACCCGGCGGCCAATGGCGGCAGCCTGAAGACCGAGCCGTGGTCGATTGTGGTGGATGGAGAAGTTGGCAAGCCCGGGCGCTATGCGCTGGAAGACTTTGTCAAACCCTACCAGCTCGAGGAACGCATCTACCGACTGCGCTGTGTCGAAGCCTGGTCGATGGTCATTCCGTGGCTCGGCATTCCCTTGGCGCAGGTGCTCAAGCAGGTCGAGCCGACTTCGAGCGCGCGCTATGTGCGCTTCGAGACGTTGAAAGATCCTGAGCATATGCCCGGGCAGCGTTCGGGGTTCGCGCTCATTGACTGGCCTTATAGAGAAGGGTTGCGCCTGGATGAGGCAATGCACCCTTTGGCCATTCTGGCCGTGGGTATGTATGGTCGAGAGTTGCCCAACCAGAATGGCGCCCCATTGCGGTTGGTGGTGCCGTGGAAGTACGGCTTCAAGAGCATCAAGTCGATCGTGCGTATCAGTTTGGTGGCGGAGCAGCCTGGTACTACCTGGGAAGGCCTGGCGCCGGATGAGTATGGCTTCTATGCGAACGTGAACCCGAACGTCGACCACCCGCGGTGGAGCCAGGCGCGCGAGCGACGGCTGCCCAGCGGGTTGTTCAGCCCGAATGTGCGTGAAACACAGATGTTCAATGGCTATGCCGATGAAGTGGCTTCGCTGTATGCCGGGCTTGATCTGCGGAAGAACTATTGA
- the msrQ gene encoding protein-methionine-sulfoxide reductase heme-binding subunit MsrQ, with protein MRYPLFRLAIFVVGCLFPAWWLYEAAMNLLGPDPGKIMMDRLGLGALTFLLVTLGMTPLQKLTGWSGWIVVRRQLGLWVFAYIVLHILAYLFFILGLDWGQLAVELRKRPYIIVGALGFLGLLALAVTSNRYSQRRLGARWKKLHRLVYAVLGLGLLHFLWIVRSDLREWAVYAFIGVVLMGLRIPAVSRVLSRLVRRQGRVV; from the coding sequence ATGCGTTATCCCTTGTTTCGCCTGGCCATCTTCGTCGTGGGGTGCCTGTTCCCCGCATGGTGGTTGTACGAGGCGGCAATGAATCTGCTGGGGCCAGACCCCGGCAAGATCATGATGGATCGCCTGGGGCTAGGAGCACTGACCTTTCTGCTGGTGACCCTGGGCATGACGCCGCTGCAGAAACTGACGGGCTGGTCGGGGTGGATCGTGGTGCGCCGGCAGCTGGGGTTGTGGGTGTTCGCCTATATAGTGCTGCACATCCTGGCCTACCTGTTCTTTATTCTGGGGCTGGATTGGGGGCAGTTGGCGGTCGAGTTGCGCAAGCGTCCTTACATTATTGTTGGGGCATTGGGGTTTCTTGGGTTGTTGGCATTGGCGGTTACCTCGAACCGGTATAGCCAGCGGCGCCTGGGGGCGCGGTGGAAGAAGCTGCACAGGTTGGTGTATGCGGTGCTGGGGTTGGGGTTGCTGCACTTTTTGTGGATTGTTCGCTCGGATCTGCGGGAGTGGGCGGTTTATGCCTTTATAGGTGTTGTGTTGATGGGGTTGAGGATTCCTGCGGTTTCGCGGGTGCTGTCCAGATTGGTCAGGAGGCAGGGGAGGGTGGTTTGA